Genomic window (Streptomyces sp. TG1A-60):
GGCCGGCGCGGCGCCCGACTCGATGAACGCGGCCTTCGGGCAGTTCGGGGAGCAGAGCGAGTTCGGCGGGGAGTACGGGGAGGCCGGTGCCGCCGAGTCCCCGGCGCAGCTGCCGCACCCGTCGTTCGACGCGTACGAGGCCGCGGGCCACAGCGGGCACGCCTTCGACTTCCACGCGGCCGGAGGGCCGTACGGTGCCTTCGACCACCATGTGCACACCGTCGCGCCCGAGGACGGGCGGGACGACGGCACGAAGGGGCTCGCGGTGCTCTTCTGCGACCTCGACGGGTTCAAGTCGATCAACGACCGGTTCGGGCACAACGCGGGCGACTCCGTCCTCATCGAGGTGGCCCGGCGGCTCAGCCGGGGCGTGCGCGACGGTGACACCGTGGCCCGGCTCGGCGGTGACGAGTTCGTCGTCCTCGCCGACGGCCTCGGCCGGGCGGACGCCCAGGACCTCGCCGTACGCCTGCGCAACGAGATCATCCAGCCCATCCGGGTGGACGGCCGCGCGATGCGCGTCGGCGCCAGTTTCGGCATCGGATGGGCGCACTGCGGAATGACGGCGGACGAGGTGTTGAAATCAGCTGACGAGCGGATGTACGTCGAGAAACGATCTCGTCCCAGACAGCACCGGCGGGCCGGATAGCGGCCAGAGTGACACCTGCGACATTCGGAGAGAAACGCAGGTCAGAGGTGGCCTGCGACGGGAAGGCGCCTGGTGGGCGGTGCGTCGGCACGACGATGAGGCCTGAGTCACCCCTTTGGGCCAGCACGAGCGGGTAGGCTCGCTCTCCTGCACCCCCACGCACCAACCTGCCACCCGTACGCGTATGTACCGCACCGCTGAGGAGACCTAGGGATGACGCCCGGCAACAACGGCGCGAGCACGCCCGAGGACGACGACCCGTTCGGCTACCTCTACGCCGACGGGCAGGCCCGAGGAGCCCAACCGCCCACAGCGAGCTACGGCTACCCGAACGCGGTCAACCGGGTGCGACCGGTCGGCGAACGCCAGTACGGGCAGCAGACCCAGCAGGCCCCACAGGCCCCCACCGCGCAGTACGGGCAGGTCCCGCAGCAGCAGGGCGGCTACGGCCAGCCGAACGCGAACTACCAGGCCCCGGAGGCGTTCCCCGGCGGCCCCCAGGCGACTCGCCAGCAGACGCGCGGCAACGCCGGGGGCGGCGGTCGTGGCGGCGGCCCCAACACCAAGGGGCTGCTGATCGGCGCGATCGCCGTCGTGGCCGCCGTCGTGATCGGCATCAGTGTCGCCATCATCGTCGGCGACGACAGCGAGGACACGGCCGGCAACGACACGGGCGCCTCCACGACGCCCACGGCCGAGGAGAACACCGAGCCCAGCCCGTCGGCCAGCAAGTCCAAGGAGGCGGAGACCGCCGAACTCCCGAAGGCGGAGGCCAAGACGCTCCTCCTCGGGGGCAACGCGGCCATCGCGTCCGACATCTCCGGTGCCAAGTCGGACGGCGGGTTCTACGTCGGCAACTTCAACTCGGTCGGTTCGTCGGTGACGTGGAAGGCGGACGACGTCCCGGAGAGCGGCAAGTACACGCTGTACGTCATCTACGGCGTCCCGGGCAAGGACGCCGACGCCACTCTCACGGTCAACGGCACCGCTCAGGGCCGCGACCTCAACCTCGCCAACTTCGCGAAGGCCGCAGAGGGCGACTACGAGAAGGGCTGGACGAACACCTATGCGAACGTCCAGCTGAACAAGGGCAGCAACCAGATCAAGATCTCCTGCGAAGACGGAAATTCCTGCGACGTCAACTTCGACCAGCTGTACCTGAGAAAGGGATGGAAGAGCTGAGGCCCGCCCTCAGGCTCTGAGCCCGCTCACGCCGCCGTGACCTCCCCCGTCACCGCCACCTGCCCCACCAACTCCTCGTACATCTGACGGTCGAACTCGCCCGCCGCCGGTTTCGTCCAGGACACGATCGGCGACAGCTGTCGCGGAGGCTCGGTGATGTCAAGGGATCGGCGGTCGGCGCAGTCCCCCGGACGGGCCGCCGCGATGCTCACCGCATGCCACCAACCGGACGGGTCAGGTCAGTCGGGGATCCTTCACCCATTCGCCCTTCCGTAGCACGCCGGTCAGCCGGAAGTCCGCGTCGAGGAGTACGAGGTCGGCGTCCTTGCCCGGCTCGAGGGAGCCGACGCGGTCGTAGACGCCGAGGAGTTTCGCGGGGTTGGCGCAGAGGGCGGTGACGGCGTCCTCGACCGGGAGGCGGTCGACGGTGACGGCGCGCCGGAAGGCGCGGTCCAGGGTGAGGGTCGAGCCCGCGATGGAGCCGCCCTCCACCAGGCGGGCCACTCCGCCGGCGACCCGCACCTCCAGCGGGCCGAGCATGTAGCTGCCGTCGCCGTAGCCGGCCGCGTCCATGGCGTCGGTGATGAAGGCGACCCGGCCGGCGCCCGCGTGCCGGAACGCCAGCTGGAGGGCGGCGGGGTGCAGGTGCGTACCGTCGTTGATCAGCTCGACCGTGATCCGCTCGTCCTCCAGGAGCGCCGTGATCGGGCCGGGCTCGCGGTGGCCGAGCGGGGGCATCGCGTTGAACAGATGGGTCGCCACGGTCGCGCCCGCGTCGATGGCCTGGACCGTCTGCTCGTACGTGGCGTCCGTGTGCCCGATCGCCGCGATGACGCCGTGCTCGGCGAGGAGGCGTACGGAGTCGAGGCCGCCGGGGAGCTCGGTGGCGAGGGTGACCATCGCGGCCCGGCCGCGCGCCGCGTCGATCAGCCTGCGGACGTCCGCCGGGTCGGGGTCGCGGAGCAGTTCCCCGGAGTGCGCGCCCTTGCGGCACGGGGAGATGAACGGGCCCTCGAAGTGGATGCCGGCGATGTCGCCCTGCTCGGCCAGTTCGGACAGGAGGCCGGCGCGGTGGGCGAGGCCGTCCAGGTCGCCGGTGACGGTGGAGGCGACGAGGGTGGTGGTGCCGTGGAGGCGGTGGGTGTGGATGCCGCGGAGCACGTCCTCGACGGTGCCGGACGTGAAGGAGGCTCCGCCTCCGCCGTGGTTGTGGAGGTCGACGAAACCGGGGAGCACCCAGTGGTTTCGTACGTCGATCGCGGGGGCGTTCTCGGGGGCGCGCGCGGTGATTCTGCCGCCGTCGATGACCACTCGGCCGTTGTTGACGGTGCCGGTGGGCAGGACGACGTTGGCGCCTTCGAGGACGTAGGGGTGCGATGTGCTCGGCGGCTGCGGGTCTGCGGGGGCTGTTCGCGCCCGCGCGGCGGTCGTCGCGTGGTCGGCACTGCCCCGCGCCCCTGTGGGAGCGCTGTCGGACCCGGTGTCGGAAAGTGCGGGTGCCATCAGCTGGTTACCTCCGAAGGGCCCTTGGGGGGCGTGGTGGTGATGAGGTCCCAGGCCATCAGTCCGGCGCCCAGGCAGCCCGCCGTGTCTCCCAGCGCGGCCGGGACGATGGCGGGCACCTTCTGGAAGGTCACCCGGCGTTCGACGGCGGCCCGCAGGGGTGTGAACAGGGTTTCACCGGCCTCGGCGAGGCCGCCGCCGATGACGAGGGTGCGCGGGTCCAGCAGGGTGAGGGCGGTGACGAGGCCGTCGGCGAGGGCGTCGACGGCGTGCTGCCAGACGGCGCCCGCGCGGGGGTCGCCCGACTCGACGGCCTTGGCGCAGTCCGCCGCGTCGGCCTCGGGGTCGCCGGTCGCCTCCGCCCAGGCTTCGCCGACGGCCGCCGCCGAGGCGAACCGTTCCAGACAGCCCCGCTGCCCGCAGGGACAGGGCGCGCCCCGGGGCCGTACGACGATGTGGCCGATCTCGCCCGCGAAGCCGTGGGCGCCCGCCTCCACCCGGCCGTCGACGCCGATCGCGCCGGCGATCCCGGTGCCGAGCGCCACGAAGAGAAAGCGGTCGGCGCCCCGGCCCGCGCCCACGCGCCCCTCGGCGAGCCCGCCGGTGCGCACGTCGTGGCCGAGGGCGACCGGCAACCCGCCGAGGCGCTCGGCGAGCAGTGCGCGCAGCGGGACGTCGCGCCAGCCCAGGTTCGCGGCGTACACGGCGAGGCCCCGGTCGGAGTCGACGATGCCGGGGACGGCGACGCCGGCGGCGGACGCCGGCTCGCCGAAGCGCCGTTCGCCGTACGCGCGCAGCTCGGCCGCGAAGTCGAGGACGGACGCGACGACGGCGTCCGGGCCGCGCTCGCGCCCCGTGGCGCGGCGCGCCCGGTGCAACAGCGCGGGCCGGACGCCGGGCCCCCCTCCGGACGGCGTGCCGTCCGCCCCGACCAGTGCGGCCTTCATCCCGGTGCCGCCCACATCGAGGGCGATGACATGTCTCACGGGTGACAGTGTGACCCTTCCACCCGCAAGAGGTCTAGTCCATTAGAGTGGTGTAGACCTTATGAAGAAGTTCGAGAAATTCGAAAGTGACGGGCTTGGTCGCTGAGCCTGTGAACCAGGCTGTTGCGCGCGGGGCCCGTGCGACAGGTGGGACAGTACGAGTGCGACAGCGGCAGCGGCGGACGAAGAACGGCGTCAGGACCAACGTGACAGCGGCTCTGACCGCGCTGGGACTGATGGCGATGCTTGCGGGCTGCGGGGCCACGGAGGCCGACGGGCCGGGCGTCACCCTGAAACTGGTCGCCGCGGACTACGGCGCCTCCAGGGCGAACAGCTCCCAGAAGTACTGGGACGCGCTCGTTAAGGCGTACGAGAAGGACCACCCGGGCGTCGAGATCGACGTCAGCGTCCACTCCTGGAACGACGTCGACCGCAAGGTCAGGGAGATGGTCGCCACCGGTGAGGCGCCCGACATGGCGCAGATCGGCACCTACGCCGACTACGCCTCGGCCGGCAGGCTCTACGAGGTCGAGGACCTGCTCTCCATCCCCGTCCAGGCCGGCTTCCTCAGCCGGCTCGCCGACGCGGGCAAGGTGCGGCGGGTGTCGTACGGGATGCCGTTCGCCGCGTCCACACGCGTGCTCTTCTACAACAAGAAGCTCTTCGCCGAGGCGGGCGCCGACAGTGCCCCGCGCAGCTGGAACGAGCTGCGGGCCGCCGCCGAGGACCTCGACGCGGCCGGCGTCGAGACCCCCTACGCGCTGCCGCTCGGGCCCGAGGAGGCCCAGGCCGAGACCATGCAGTGGCTGCTCGGCGGCGGCGCCGGCTACACCGACGACGTCGGCACCTACCAGCTCGACTCCCCCGACAACGTCCGCACCTTCACCTGGCTCAAGGACGAACTCGTCGACAGGGGCCTCACGGGGCCCACCGCTCCCGCCGAGCTGAACCGCGCCGACGCGTTCCGGGCGTTCGCCCGGGGCGAGGTCGGCATGCTCAACGGCCACCCCAGCCTGATGCGCATGGCCGCCGACCAGGGCGTCGAGTACGGCACGGCCGCCATGCCGGGCCGCGACGGGCGGGCCCGCGCCACCCTGGGGGTCACCGACTGGATGATGGCCTTCAGGCAGAACGGCCACGGTGAGGAGATCGGCGACTTCCTCGACTTCGTCTACAGCGACGAGAACGTGCTCGCCTTCTCCCGCGAGTACGACCTCCTGCCGGTGACCGCCTCCGCGTCGCAGGCCATGGCCCGGGACAAGGACGACGCGGATCTCGCGCCGTTCCTCGACGAGCTTCCCGGCGCCGTGCTGTACCCCGTCGGCAAGACGTCCTGGGCGGACGTCAGCGCGGCGGTCAAGGAGCGGATAGGCCGGGCGGTGCGGCGCGACGCGAAGCCGCGGGCGGTGCTTGAGCAGCTGCAGCAGACGGCGACCGTGGCGGATCGCGCGGAGTGAGGAGTGAGGCGCGCCCCCGAACGCCCCCGGGCCGGTCCGGGGCGGGTGTCACAGCCGTCCGTTACCGTTCTCCGCATGGACGAGCTCGACGCGCGTGAACAGGCCATCCTCGCGCTGGAGCGGCAGGGGTGGCCGGGGCCGGGCGCGAAGGAGCGGGCCGTGCGGGAG
Coding sequences:
- a CDS encoding ROK family protein, encoding MRHVIALDVGGTGMKAALVGADGTPSGGGPGVRPALLHRARRATGRERGPDAVVASVLDFAAELRAYGERRFGEPASAAGVAVPGIVDSDRGLAVYAANLGWRDVPLRALLAERLGGLPVALGHDVRTGGLAEGRVGAGRGADRFLFVALGTGIAGAIGVDGRVEAGAHGFAGEIGHIVVRPRGAPCPCGQRGCLERFASAAAVGEAWAEATGDPEADAADCAKAVESGDPRAGAVWQHAVDALADGLVTALTLLDPRTLVIGGGLAEAGETLFTPLRAAVERRVTFQKVPAIVPAALGDTAGCLGAGLMAWDLITTTPPKGPSEVTS
- a CDS encoding extracellular solute-binding protein, with translation MTAALTALGLMAMLAGCGATEADGPGVTLKLVAADYGASRANSSQKYWDALVKAYEKDHPGVEIDVSVHSWNDVDRKVREMVATGEAPDMAQIGTYADYASAGRLYEVEDLLSIPVQAGFLSRLADAGKVRRVSYGMPFAASTRVLFYNKKLFAEAGADSAPRSWNELRAAAEDLDAAGVETPYALPLGPEEAQAETMQWLLGGGAGYTDDVGTYQLDSPDNVRTFTWLKDELVDRGLTGPTAPAELNRADAFRAFARGEVGMLNGHPSLMRMAADQGVEYGTAAMPGRDGRARATLGVTDWMMAFRQNGHGEEIGDFLDFVYSDENVLAFSREYDLLPVTASASQAMARDKDDADLAPFLDELPGAVLYPVGKTSWADVSAAVKERIGRAVRRDAKPRAVLEQLQQTATVADRAE
- the nagA gene encoding N-acetylglucosamine-6-phosphate deacetylase codes for the protein MAPALSDTGSDSAPTGARGSADHATTAARARTAPADPQPPSTSHPYVLEGANVVLPTGTVNNGRVVIDGGRITARAPENAPAIDVRNHWVLPGFVDLHNHGGGGASFTSGTVEDVLRGIHTHRLHGTTTLVASTVTGDLDGLAHRAGLLSELAEQGDIAGIHFEGPFISPCRKGAHSGELLRDPDPADVRRLIDAARGRAAMVTLATELPGGLDSVRLLAEHGVIAAIGHTDATYEQTVQAIDAGATVATHLFNAMPPLGHREPGPITALLEDERITVELINDGTHLHPAALQLAFRHAGAGRVAFITDAMDAAGYGDGSYMLGPLEVRVAGGVARLVEGGSIAGSTLTLDRAFRRAVTVDRLPVEDAVTALCANPAKLLGVYDRVGSLEPGKDADLVLLDADFRLTGVLRKGEWVKDPRLT
- a CDS encoding CBM35 domain-containing protein, with the translated sequence MTPGNNGASTPEDDDPFGYLYADGQARGAQPPTASYGYPNAVNRVRPVGERQYGQQTQQAPQAPTAQYGQVPQQQGGYGQPNANYQAPEAFPGGPQATRQQTRGNAGGGGRGGGPNTKGLLIGAIAVVAAVVIGISVAIIVGDDSEDTAGNDTGASTTPTAEENTEPSPSASKSKEAETAELPKAEAKTLLLGGNAAIASDISGAKSDGGFYVGNFNSVGSSVTWKADDVPESGKYTLYVIYGVPGKDADATLTVNGTAQGRDLNLANFAKAAEGDYEKGWTNTYANVQLNKGSNQIKISCEDGNSCDVNFDQLYLRKGWKS